From the genome of Bombyx mori chromosome 16, ASM3026992v2, one region includes:
- the PGRP-S5 gene encoding peptidoglycan recognition protein S6 precursor (The RefSeq protein has 3 substitutions compared to this genomic sequence) has protein sequence MFLSFCIFIVFCAYTSSHPRLIEKDHLSVDFPVCSRDCWGAVPSKDTRPLNKPVPYVIIHHTAIPTVCNTTTQCMRDMRSMQKYHNSLGWGDIGYHFCVGGDGVAYEGRGWNVIGIHAGPANKLSIGICLIGDWRVETPPAEQLATTKKLLSTGVEMGAISSDYKLIGHNQAMTTECPGGALLEEISTWDNYHPGHVNFRELNKQTKF, from the exons ATGTTTCTgtcattttgtattttcataGTTTTTTGTGCTTACACTTCGAGCCATCCTCGGCTTATCGAAAAAG ATCATCTATCCGTGGATTTCCCGGTTTGCTCACGCGACTGCTGGGGCGCTGTTCCTTCAAAAGACACAAGACCTCTGAACAAGCCAGTGCCCTACGTCATTATACATCACACCGCTATTCCGACTGTATGCAACACCACAACCCGATGTATGAGAGATATGCGAAGCATGCAGAAATACCACAATTCCTTAGGCTGGGGTGACATTGGATACCa tttcTGCGTAGGCGGCGATGGGGTGGCGTACGAAGGCCGCGGGTGGAACGTCATAGGTATTCATGCTGGACCAGCCAATAAATTGAGCATCGGCATTTGCCTGATTGGAGATTGGAGAG TCGAGACACCTTCAGCTGAGCAGTTGGCTACGACAAAAAAGCTTCTGTCCACGGGAGTGGAAATGGGAGCTATTAGCTCCGATTACAAGCTAATAGGACACAATCAGGCTATGACGACAGAATGTCCGGGAGGAGCGCTGCTGGAAGAGGTTTCAACCTGGGATAATTATCATCCTGGACACGTTAATTTTAGAGAACTAAATAAACAgacaaaattttga